GCAGCTTGTCCTCGTTGGAGAGGGTCTGATTTAAGGTAGGTGCTTTGCTGCTGGAGGAAGGCTCTGGATCCGGACTCTTGTGCCGATGACGCGACATCTGCGCCAAATCGCGCTCCTGACGCTCCTCCTTGCTCATCGCTGAGAAGTTGCAGCTAACGTTGAATATCGGCCGAGCCCATTCGGAAATCAGGCGACCAGCGCGATCGCGATTCGACTTGGTCTCCTGGGGATGTTTGTACAAGTACATCACAGCCTTGCCAATGCCCGACTGTTTCAACAGTCCCTTTTCAATGGTAGGAAACTAAGGGACGAGATCCCATGCATGAGAAGCCATGATATAATATAGAATAATCTATATACTTACATCTGATAACAGTTTAAGAATACTCTCGCGTATCTGAAGACATGGCAGACTTTTGTTTGGCAGGGGCGCTAGCCAATCTGTAAGTACATTGAGTATGTTGTGCTCCAAGAAGGCCAGCTGCAAGTGCTTCTTGATCAGCTGTGACATCACTTGCTTCAGCATGGAAATCTTCTTCGTGGCCGGCTGACCTGTCATGTTCAGCTGACGGTCGTCGTCCGAGGCGTTCTTCATGCTGACGATAAGCTGATCGATCAGATCATCGTTGTCGTTGATCAGATCAATATCGCGCTTGCGACGACGCACTCGCTTCTCCTCCTTCTTCCTCATGAGCATAGCATCAAAGTCGGAAATAAAGTTACTGTTCCTGCAATGGCATTTAATGTAGGGTTAAAATATATTCGCCTGAAGGAAACGAAGTCTTACTCTGGTTCATTTGAAATTGGTGTGTTCTCATCGTCAGAGCTCTCTGTGATTTTGTCTTGTGATTTCTCCTTGCCTATCCCATTGTCCTGCTCATCCTCTTCATTGTCTGTGTCCGTGATTTTTACACGCTTCTTTGTCACCTTCGGTCCGTCGTCTACATTGAAATAATACATTAATTAAGAGCCTTTAATAGTTGTAGCCAATATTTACCATCAGAGTCGCTGATGGCCAGTCTTTTTCGCCTGGAAGCAGTCTGGGATGTGGCACTACCGGACCGAGACCGGGATCCCTTTCGCGAACCACCGCTAATGGATCGGCTGCGGGAGCGGGAACCGCTTCTAGAACGCCTCGATCCGCTCCTGGAGCGCCTGGATCCACTTCTAGAGCGCCTGGAACCACTCCTAGAGCGCCTGGATCCGCTTCTAGAGCGTCTAGAACCACTTCTGGAGCGCCTGGATCCACTTCTCGAGCGACTCGATCCACTTCTCGAGCGACTAGATCCGCTGCGGGATCGTCTCGATCCACTCCTCGATCGCCTGGAGCCCGAGCCACTGCGCGAACGACTGGATCCGCTCCTAGAACGTCTGGAGCCACTGCGTGAGCGTCTAGAACCACTGCGGGAACGGCGAGATCCGCTGCGAGACCGCGCCGATCCACTGCGAGAGCGCCTGGATCCGCTCCTAGAGCGCCTGGATCCGCTCCTAGAACGCCTGGATCCGCTTCGGGAGCGAATGGAGCCACTTCGGGAGCGTTTAGAACCACTGCGCGAGCGCCTGGAGCCACTTCGAGAACGCCTTGATCCAGATCCACTACGAGATCGTCTAGATACGGAGCCGCTTCTCGAACGTCGGGAACCGCTCCGCGATATATTTGAGCGTCTAGAGCCGGACCTACTGCGAGATCGCTTAGATCCACTGCGGGAGCGACGTGACTGCTTAGAGCCACTGCGGGAGCGACGTGATCCACTGCGGGAGCGACGTGATCCACTGCGGGATCGCTTAGATCCACTGCGGGAACGCCTGGAGCCGCTGCGTGATCGTCTAGAGCCACTGCGGGATCGTCTAGAGCCACTGCGGGATCGTCTAGAGCCGCTGCGCGAACGTCTGGACCCTGCAGGCGATCCCGGTGCTGCGCCAGAATGACGGGAGCCACTGCGGGACGGAGCGGAGCCGCTCCGCGACCGACGGGAACCGTTTAGGGACTGCTTGGAGCCACTGCGCGAACGCCGGCCACTGGCTGCCGAGTGCACCGATCCGCTGCGGGACTTATGGGATCCGCTTCTCGAGCGGGATGCGCTCTTCCTGGTAgcactgcgactgcgactacGCGAGCGGTCGGCGATGGCCTCGGCATTGTCATCACCATTCTTGGGTGCCGGCGAAGGAGACTTGCTCTTGCTCTTCTCTGGCAATACTGGCTCCAAATTGGT
This Drosophila simulans strain w501 chromosome X, Prin_Dsim_3.1, whole genome shotgun sequence DNA region includes the following protein-coding sequences:
- the LOC27208781 gene encoding IWS1-like protein — translated: METSEIEKAGGDEADTLSEPLEKTTTDAAAEVELKEIQDTNPDATNLEPVLPEKSKSKSPSPAPKNGDDNAEAIADRSRSRSRSATRKSASRSRSGSHKSRSGSVHSAASGRRSRSGSKQSLNGSRRSRSGSAPSRSGSRHSGAAPGSPAGSRRSRSGSRRSRSGSRRSRSGSRRSRSGSRRSRSGSKRSRSGSRRSRSGSRRSRSGSKQSRRSRSGSKRSRSRSGSRRSNISRSGSRRSRSGSVSRRSRSGSGSRRSRSGSRRSRSGSKRSRSGSIRSRSGSRRSRSGSRRSRSGSRRSRSGSARSRSGSRRSRSGSRRSRSGSRRSRSGSSRSRSGSGSRRSRSGSRRSRSGSSRSRSGSSRSRSGSRRSRSGSRRSRSGSRRSRSGSRRSRSGSRRSRSGSRRSRSGSRSRSRSISGGSRKGSRSRSGSATSQTASRRKRLAISDSDDDGPKVTKKRVKITDTDNEEDEQDNGIGKEKSQDKITESSDDENTPISNEPENSNFISDFDAMLMRKKEEKRVRRRKRDIDLINDNDDLIDQLIVSMKNASDDDRQLNMTGQPATKKISMLKQVMSQLIKKHLQLAFLEHNILNVLTDWLAPLPNKSLPCLQIRESILKLLSDFPTIEKGLLKQSGIGKAVMYLYKHPQETKSNRDRAGRLISEWARPIFNVSCNFSAMSKEERQERDLAQMSRHRHKSPDPEPSSSSKAPTLNQTLSNEDKLLRPGDPGWVARARVPMPSNKDYVIRPKSTVEGEVSASTKRKPNRYEKHMKRFLDSKRLKESRRAVEISIEGRKMAL